TCGAGTAGATGCAGGTGCCGGGCGCGGCGACCTCGATCGTGCGGCCGTAGTTGGAGTAGAAGGCCAGCGTGTCGTCCTGGTCGCGCTCGCTGCGGCACGACAGCGTGTCGCCGCCCTGGCCGCCGGGCAGGCCGTCGATGTCGGTCAGCGCCGAGACGGTGACCACGTCGGCGTGGTTGGCCGGGAAGAAGGTCGCGGCGTCCTTGCTGCTGTTGCCCGCGGCGACGACGATCACGACACCGCGGTTCGTCGCGGTCGTGATGGCGTTGCTGATCGCGCTGCTGGTGCAGCCGTCGCAGCCGAGGCTCAGGTTCGCCACCTCGATGGTGGACGAGCGGGCCGCCACCCAGTCGATGCCGGCGGCGATGCCCGCCAGCGTGCCCGAACCGGCCGAGTTCAGCACCTTCACCGCGTGGATGCGGGCGCCCGGCGCGACGCCCACCGGCCCGATCGCGTTGTCGATCGCGCCGACGGTGCCGGCCACGTGGGTCCCGTGGCCGTTGTCGTCGTCACCGGAGTCGTTCGTGCAGGAGCCCGACTGGCAGTTCGCCCGCGCGACGACGTTGAGGTCCGGGTGGTCGAAGTCCACGCCGGTGTCGATGACGGCCACGTCGACGTCGATCCGCACGTCGTCGGTGCCGTCGATGTCGAGGTTCGGGTTGTCCGGGCCGAAGATCCGCTTGACGCCGGTGGGCGTCGTCTGCGGGAACGCCACCACCTCGGCGTCCGGCTCGACGGACAGCACGTTCGGGTCCCGCTTGAGCGTCTCGGCGGCCGACGCGCTCAGCCGGGCGGTGTAGCCCTTGAAGGCGTGCTCGTACACACCGACCAGCTCACCGCCCAACCGCTGCACGTGCTCCTGGGCGGTCGCCTTGGGTGCGGCGCGCAGCTTGTCGCTGAGCTGGACGATGTAGGCGCTCTCCTGCAGGGCCTCCTGCGGGCCGGCCGAGGCCGGGAGCGGCGTCGCGCACAACGCCAGAGCGCTGACGGCTAATGCGAACAGGGGGGTGCGTGGTCGCATGTGAGCCCTTCCTGGGATGGCGGATGGGGATCACTGAAAACATGAGCCCAAATCAGGCCGGCGGCCATACGTAAGGCCCACGTATTGCGACTACGTACTCCGTAGTAGCCGTGCCCCAGCTCAACCCCGGAATCCGGCGTCAGAGGAGCCCGCCAGGGGCCCACGCCGGGCGGACCGGGAACTTCAGGATCTTGTCCATGACCTGCGCGCCATCCGCGATCACGAGCCTCGGTGCGACCCGTCAGGTGAACGCGCGGATGTCGGTGCTGCTAGCCGGTGAGGTGCCTGCGGTACTGGCCTGGGGCCTGGCCGTACTCGCGTTTGAACGCCTTGGCGAAGGCGAACTCCGAGGTGTAACCCGTCCGCATGGCGATGGTGCGCAGGGGCGCGTCGCCGTCGCGCAGCAGGCGGGCCGCGATCGTCATGCGCCACCAGGTGAGATAGGCCAGAGGTGGGCGACCCGCCAGGGTGCTGAACCGCTTGGCGAAGGTGGCCCGGGACAGTCCGGCCAGGTCCGCCAGCTGGTCGACGGTCCACTGCCGTTCGGGATGGGAGTGGATGGCACGCAGCGCCGCCTTCGTCGCGGGGTCGTTGAGGGCCGTGGCCCATCCGGTGCCCGTGGTGGCCGCCTGCTCGTTCAGCCATGCCCGCAGGATGAGCAGCAGCAGCATGTCGATGAGCGAGGACAGGATCGTCGTGGTGCCGGCCTGCGGATCGGCCAGTTCGTTGCCGAGCAGTTCGACGACGGCGCGTAGGGACGCGTGCCGGCCGACCTCGGCCGGCAGCAGGACGATCTCGGGCAGGTCGTCGAGGAGCGGGTGGCTGCGGTCGCGGTCGAAGTAGTAGGCGGCGCACAGCAGGGTTGTGGTGGCGCCTTCGCCGTGGATGTTCACCTGGTCGAGTCGGGATGCGTCATCGTCGGGGCGCGGCCGGAACTCGATCTCGGGGCTGCCGGGCCGGTCTACCAGGGCGTACCCCGTCACGCGCGGGACGAAGACCACGTCTCCGACGCTCAACGCGAGCGGTGGGCCGCTGGGCGGGATCACCCAGCAGGTGCCCTGCAGCACCACATGGCAGCCCGCGGCGTCGTCCGGCGGGAAGCGCACTCCCCAGGGTGCCTGAGCCCGGGTCCGGGCCGCGTGAGGCTGCCCGCTCCGGATGGCTGTGAGCACGTCGCTGAGCCAATCCATGACCACACTATAAGCGTGCAGAGCTCAGACGCTCAGACATGAATCCCAGAGGAACAGCCATGTTTCGTCTGCCCTGGCGACCGTACTGTCGACTCCAGGACGAGCCTGATGCCCGTCCGTTACCACTGATGACTGACGTCCTTGGGGGACTCCATGTCGTTGCATGTCGTGGTGGGCGCCGGCCCCACCGGCAGCGCCGTCGCGCGCCTGCTCGCCGACTCAGGACAGCGCGTACGCGTGGTGTCGCGACGCGGGAACGGGCCAGACCACCCACTCGTCGAACGGGTCGCGATCGACGCCGCCGCGGGACGCCTGGTCGAGACGCTGGAGGGCGCGACCACGCTGTTCAACTGCGCGATGCCGCCCTACGACCGCTGGCCGGCCGAATGGCCGCCCCTGGCGGCAGCGCTCCTGAACGCCGCGGAACGCACCGGCGCGGACTACATCATGCTGGGCAACACCTACGGCTACGGGCTCGTGGACGGGCCCGTCACCGAGACGCTGCCCATGGCGGCCACGACGGTGAAGGGCCGCGTCCGCGCACAGATGTGGACCGACGCGCTCGCTGCCCATGAGGCCGGCCGGGTACGCGTCACGGAAGTGCGAGCCAGCGACTACCTGGGCGCGGGCGCCGCCTCGCTCTTCACCCTGCTGGTCGTCCCCGAGGTGCTGGCCGGCCGGCCGGTGTCCTATCTGGGCGACCTCGACGCGGCGCACAGCTGGAGCCACACCTGGGACGTGGCGCGCACGCTGGTCGCGGTCAGCCGGCACGACGCGGCCTTCGGGCGCGCCTGGCACGTGCCCTCCACCTCCGACCTGCCCGTCCGGCAGTTGACCGCGCGGCTCGCCGAGGTGGCCGGGGCTCCCGCCCCGACGCTGAGCGCCATGCCGGACCAGGAGCTGGAACGGCTCGGCGAAACGGACTCGATCATGGCGGAGATCCCCGAGATGCGTTACCTCTACCAGCGACCGCACGTCCTCGACTCCACCCGGACCGAGCAGGAGTTCGGCCTCAAGCCGACCCCGCTGGACGACGTCCTGGCCGAGACAATCAGCCTCGGGACCGCGCGATGACGCGGCTGTCCAGGACGCCGGCCGACGTGCGCCCGCCCGCTTGAGCGTCAGCCCTGTTCGGTGAGCCGAGCCTGCCCGGGGCCTCCACGAAGAGGCACAGGCCATCACGTACAGTGACAGGGGTGTGGGGGGAGATGGAAGAGCAGCGGGTACTGGGGGTCGCCACCCGGTTGTTCGCCGAGTTGGGCTTCGACGGCACATCGGTGGCGCTGATAGCTCAGGCGGCGGGAGTCGACGCCGAGAGCGTGCTCGCCCGCATCGGTGACAAGGCGCAGCTGTACCGCCAGGTGATGCTGCAGGCGCATCGGGCCGAGCGGGAGGTCGTGGAGGCTGCCGTCGCCCGTTTCACACCCAGCACGCAGGGACTGATCGAGCTGGTCGACGCCTATCTGGACTTCAACCTGGACCACCCGTACGTGCTGGCTCTGTGGATGCACCGGTGGATGGGCGACGCCATGGACGTGGGTGGGCTGGAGGAGCTGTACGCCCGGCCGCTGATCACCATGGTGACCGGCGTGGCGGGCGAGGTGCTCGCCGAGGACGTCGACGCCGACCATCTGACGTGGACCGTCATCTGGTGCGTGTACGGGTTCCTGACCGGCGGCATGCAGTACACCAGCCCCGGCTCGGCGATAGGTACGGGCCGGCGTCCCAGCCTCCCGATGGCGGACTCCGAGGCGCTGCGCCGGTTCCGCCGGTATCTGCACACCCTGATCCGCCGGATGAGCGCCCCCGCCGCTTGATGCCCTCGGGGGCCCCACTCGGCGCACGCAGCGCGCGTGTGGCGGCGAGCCGGGTGTCGGCCTGACTCGGCGAAGGACCGACGAGCTTCTCCACCCTGGCCATCCGCTGAGAATCGGCGCCGGTGGATCCCCAGTGCTCGGTCGTGGCGTGCCTGGCTCAACCCCCGGAACTCAGCGTCAGGAGAGCCCGGCAGGGAGCCACTGCCAGCCGGTGCCACGAACGGCGAGATTTAGACACTTAGACAGGTATTGCAATTTTGGACAACGAATCTATAGTTGGTGAAACCGCGACTACTCCACAGGACCACCCGGTCGGTCGCAGCCCTCACGAACGGTCGTCTGTTCCCTGATCGGATCCGGCGGCCGCGCAAACCACCCCGGCACGCGGTCTCCCAAAGGGGACCGACGGCTCGTGGCGACAGTTCGCCTCTTGGGCCGACGACTGCCGATCAGCGCATCCGCCATCACCAGACGCCACGCTGCAACCGCGCTGAAGCAGAAGCCGACCCTCGGTCATGAGGGGAATCTTCCGGCGTCCCATAAGCCTTCCAGGAAACCGCTTATGAAAAACAAGGCCGCCATCTCCATTGCCGCAGCCCTCGTCCTCGGAGTCGGTGTAGGGCTCGGCTGCCACCACCTGACAACCGACGACGCGGTGCGCGTGGGCATCATCGACGTGTTCGACACCATCGCGCACCTCTTCCTCAACCTCGTCAAGATGGTCATCGCGCCGTTGATCTTCGCCACCATAGTGTCGGGCATCATCAACGCCGCGAAGTCGGGGCTGGGCAAGATCTTCGTCCGTTCGATGCTGTGGTTCACCTCAGCCTCCGTCCTCGCCGGCCTGGCGGGCTTCGCCGTGGCTCACCTGCTGGGCGTCGGCGAGGGATTGCACCTCAGGCCGACCGGCGAGGACTCCGGGCTCGAAGCCAAGCCCCACGACCCTGGAACGTTCCTCGTCAACCTGGTCCCGCAGAGCTTCGTCAAGGCGCTCGCCGAGAACCAGCCCATGCAGATCTTGATCTTCGCCATGTTCTTCGGCGCCGCGCTGCTGTCCCTGAAGAAGGAGGGCGGCAACAAGATCGGGTCGGTGATCGACGAACTGACCGCAGTCATGCTGCGGATGACGGGATACGTCATGATCCTGGCCCCGCTGGGGGTTTTCGCGGCTGTCGCCTCGGCGTTCACGGATGAGGGGTTCGAGGCGTTCGCCACCTACGGGTCGTTCATCGCGACCTTCTACGGTGCGCTGGCGGGACTGTGGGTCGTCATGCTGGGCGTCGCGGTGTTGTTCCTCGGCAGGGCGGCGTTCCGCCTCGTCGTCGCCATCCGGGAGCCGATGTTCATCGCATTCTCAACCGCCAGCACGGAGGCCGCGTTTCCCCGGCTGATCGAATCCCTCACGAAGTTCGGGGTGGATCGTCGGACGACCGGTTTCGTCCTGCCGATGGGGTATGCGTTCAATCTCGACGGCTCGATGCTGTACATGACGTTCGCGGGCACGTTCTTGATCAATGCCTACGATCTGGACCTCAGCATCGGTCAGCAGCTTCTCATGGTCCTGGTGCTTCTCATCAGCAGTAAAGGTATGGCCGGTGTCCCGCGGGGCGCGCTCGTCATCGTCGCGGCGGTGGTGCCGGGATTCGGGGTTCCGGCCGCCGGTGTCGCTCTGCTGCTGGTCATCGACCAGATACTCGACATGGGGCGTACCGCGACGAACTGCCTGGGCAACGGCATCGCCACCGCCGTCATCGGGCGTAACGTGGTCGACCCCCACGAGCGCGACGACGACCTGCCACGCCACGCGGAACCAGACCGGCCCCGTCCTGGACAACGAGACCAGGAACTGATCGAGCCGGCCGGCGCCTGAGAACGATCGCTCGTGCGACCCGCCGCCTGTCGCACGAGCCCCTCCCCGAACCGCCATCCCATCCAGACCCAGAAGGAGACTCAATGACTCAGCCCAAGGACACTCCGCACCTTGTCGACCGGAGCGGGCGAAGCTATGGCCTGGCGGAGCCGCGCTGGCGTGGCGAAGACGGCGGCCCGCTCATGCTCAGCCCGCTCTCCGGCATCACTCCGTCGCAGGTGGACGCGACTGAGCGATCGCTGTGGCGCTACGGCGCAGCGATCCCGGTGAACCCTGCGGCGCGCGTGAGCCTGGGCGAGGGATTCACGCCCCAGGTGCCGTTGGACTGGCAGGGAAGGAAGATCCATTTCAAGCTCGAATGGTTCAATCCCACCTCCAGCTTCAAGGATCGTGGAACGGCCGTCATGGTCTCGCACCTGGCGAGCCTCGGTGTGACCGAACTGCTTGAGGACAGCTCCGGAAACGGCGGATCGTCGGTCTCCGCGTACTGCGTGGCGGCCGGGATCCAAGCCAAGATCCTCGCTCCTGCGACGATGTCGGAGGCGAAGATCCTGCAGTGCCGGGCCTTCGGGGCCGACGTCGAGCTGTATCCGGGGACCAGGGACGAGGTGGCCGAGGAGGCCCTGCGGCAGTCGGCGAGCGTCTTCTACGCCAGTCACAACTGGCATCCGTTCTTCCTCCAGGGCACCAAGACCATCGCGTACGAGATGTGGGAGATGCTCGGCTTCCGCGCACCCGACAACGTGGTCCTCGTCGCGGGCGCGGGCAGCGTCGTCCTCGGCTGCGACATCGCGTTCACCGAGCTTCTCGAAGCCGGCCAGATCGACCGTCGCCCCCGCCTGCTGGTCGGTCAACCCGAAAGCTGGGCCGCCATCGCCGACGGCGTCAACGGCTCGTCCACCGCCCCGAGTCCGCGCACACCCACGATCGCCGAAGGGGCTTCCATCTCCGCACCGGTACGGCTACGGGAGGTGGTCGACGCGATTCGCCGATCGAACGGCGCGGCCATCGCCATCGACGAGGAGTCCATCCGCGCGAGCCTGCGACAACTGCTCGCTCGCGGCCTGTACGCAGAGCCGACCAGCGCGGTGGCAGTGGCCGCGCTGGATCGATACATCGCGAACGGCACCATCGGCGCAGATGAGACTACGATCGTGGTTCTCACCGGCTCAGCGCTCAAGGCAGCCGACACGATGGCGGCCCTGATCTGACGAAGGGGTTCGGCTGACATGACGTCGCCAGAGGACGAACACCTGCTCCACGAAGCAGAGAAGATCGCCACCGCCGTCGGAAGAATGTTTCCTGGACTGTGCGAAGTGGTCCTCCACGATCTTACGCAGCCGGACCACGCGATACGGGTGATCGAGAACAACCTGTCCGGCCGCAAGATCGGCGACTCCGCGACCGAACTCGGGCTTCAGCGCATCAAAGACCCGGAATTCCCGAGCGTCATCCAGAACTACCCCAACCAGTTCCCCGACGGTCGCCCGGTGAAGAGCACGTCCATCGGGATCAGGAACAGCGAGGGCCGCTACATCGCGGCGCTCTGCCTGAACCTTGACGTATCGGCCCTGTCCCCGCTGATCATGACGCTGGCCAACGTGGTCGAGACCGGCGGGGCCGAGGCCGTGCCGGTGGAGACGCTCAGTGACCGCAGAACCAGGCAACTGCGGGACGTCATCGAAGCCTTCGCCGCTGAGCGATCCCAGACCCCTCGCGGCCTGGGAAGGGAAGCCAAGAGGGAACTCGTGCGACGGCTGCACCGCGAGGGCTATTTCGAATCCCGCAGCTCGGCTCTCACCATCGCGAACCTGTTGGGAGTCTCTCGAGCGAGCGTCTACAACTACGCGAAACAGAAATGAGGCACGTCGATGACCAATCGATCGCCGATCCAGCACCGCCTCCCCATATCACTCGTGAACTCCCCGGCACTCCAGCAACCTTTGGGGCATTATTCGCACCTATCTGTTCATTCCGGCTTGGCGTTCATATCGGGACAGCTGCCGGTTGACGCGGGCGGCAGGGTCCTTGCCGGCGAGCCGTTCACGGAGCAGGCCCGGCAGGTGCTGCGCAACCTTGACGCCTGCCTGGCCGAGGTAGGGGCCGATCGCAGCCGGTTGCTTCAGGTCACTTGCTACGTTACGGACATCTCGAACTG
The Nonomuraea muscovyensis genome window above contains:
- a CDS encoding S8 family serine peptidase, whose translation is MRPRTPLFALAVSALALCATPLPASAGPQEALQESAYIVQLSDKLRAAPKATAQEHVQRLGGELVGVYEHAFKGYTARLSASAAETLKRDPNVLSVEPDAEVVAFPQTTPTGVKRIFGPDNPNLDIDGTDDVRIDVDVAVIDTGVDFDHPDLNVVARANCQSGSCTNDSGDDDNGHGTHVAGTVGAIDNAIGPVGVAPGARIHAVKVLNSAGSGTLAGIAAGIDWVAARSSTIEVANLSLGCDGCTSSAISNAITTATNRGVVIVVAAGNSSKDAATFFPANHADVVTVSALTDIDGLPGGQGGDTLSCRSERDQDDTLAFYSNYGRTIEVAAPGTCIYSTWMNGGYNTISGTSMASPHVAGAAGVLTSGSHKPADRAGVLAVRDTLIATGNSGWTDDSSDGVREPLLDVHDATQYPPGSGGGNRPPTASFTSSCTQLACSFDGSGSSDSDGTIASYAWDFGDGTTGTGATASHTYGAAGTYTVKLTVTDDDGATASTTKQVGAGTPANQPPTANFTQTCQVIFIWRFCNFNGSSSSDPDGTISSYAWNFGDGTTGTGATVSHIYSSGGAKSVTLTVTDNGGATGTVTKTVTVP
- a CDS encoding AraC family transcriptional regulator, with the translated sequence MDWLSDVLTAIRSGQPHAARTRAQAPWGVRFPPDDAAGCHVVLQGTCWVIPPSGPPLALSVGDVVFVPRVTGYALVDRPGSPEIEFRPRPDDDASRLDQVNIHGEGATTTLLCAAYYFDRDRSHPLLDDLPEIVLLPAEVGRHASLRAVVELLGNELADPQAGTTTILSSLIDMLLLLILRAWLNEQAATTGTGWATALNDPATKAALRAIHSHPERQWTVDQLADLAGLSRATFAKRFSTLAGRPPLAYLTWWRMTIAARLLRDGDAPLRTIAMRTGYTSEFAFAKAFKREYGQAPGQYRRHLTG
- a CDS encoding NAD-dependent epimerase/dehydratase family protein, with protein sequence MSLHVVVGAGPTGSAVARLLADSGQRVRVVSRRGNGPDHPLVERVAIDAAAGRLVETLEGATTLFNCAMPPYDRWPAEWPPLAAALLNAAERTGADYIMLGNTYGYGLVDGPVTETLPMAATTVKGRVRAQMWTDALAAHEAGRVRVTEVRASDYLGAGAASLFTLLVVPEVLAGRPVSYLGDLDAAHSWSHTWDVARTLVAVSRHDAAFGRAWHVPSTSDLPVRQLTARLAEVAGAPAPTLSAMPDQELERLGETDSIMAEIPEMRYLYQRPHVLDSTRTEQEFGLKPTPLDDVLAETISLGTAR
- a CDS encoding TetR/AcrR family transcriptional regulator codes for the protein MEEQRVLGVATRLFAELGFDGTSVALIAQAAGVDAESVLARIGDKAQLYRQVMLQAHRAEREVVEAAVARFTPSTQGLIELVDAYLDFNLDHPYVLALWMHRWMGDAMDVGGLEELYARPLITMVTGVAGEVLAEDVDADHLTWTVIWCVYGFLTGGMQYTSPGSAIGTGRRPSLPMADSEALRRFRRYLHTLIRRMSAPAA
- a CDS encoding dicarboxylate/amino acid:cation symporter — its product is MKNKAAISIAAALVLGVGVGLGCHHLTTDDAVRVGIIDVFDTIAHLFLNLVKMVIAPLIFATIVSGIINAAKSGLGKIFVRSMLWFTSASVLAGLAGFAVAHLLGVGEGLHLRPTGEDSGLEAKPHDPGTFLVNLVPQSFVKALAENQPMQILIFAMFFGAALLSLKKEGGNKIGSVIDELTAVMLRMTGYVMILAPLGVFAAVASAFTDEGFEAFATYGSFIATFYGALAGLWVVMLGVAVLFLGRAAFRLVVAIREPMFIAFSTASTEAAFPRLIESLTKFGVDRRTTGFVLPMGYAFNLDGSMLYMTFAGTFLINAYDLDLSIGQQLLMVLVLLISSKGMAGVPRGALVIVAAVVPGFGVPAAGVALLLVIDQILDMGRTATNCLGNGIATAVIGRNVVDPHERDDDLPRHAEPDRPRPGQRDQELIEPAGA
- a CDS encoding threonine synthase, coding for MTQPKDTPHLVDRSGRSYGLAEPRWRGEDGGPLMLSPLSGITPSQVDATERSLWRYGAAIPVNPAARVSLGEGFTPQVPLDWQGRKIHFKLEWFNPTSSFKDRGTAVMVSHLASLGVTELLEDSSGNGGSSVSAYCVAAGIQAKILAPATMSEAKILQCRAFGADVELYPGTRDEVAEEALRQSASVFYASHNWHPFFLQGTKTIAYEMWEMLGFRAPDNVVLVAGAGSVVLGCDIAFTELLEAGQIDRRPRLLVGQPESWAAIADGVNGSSTAPSPRTPTIAEGASISAPVRLREVVDAIRRSNGAAIAIDEESIRASLRQLLARGLYAEPTSAVAVAALDRYIANGTIGADETTIVVLTGSALKAADTMAALI
- a CDS encoding helix-turn-helix transcriptional regulator — encoded protein: MTSPEDEHLLHEAEKIATAVGRMFPGLCEVVLHDLTQPDHAIRVIENNLSGRKIGDSATELGLQRIKDPEFPSVIQNYPNQFPDGRPVKSTSIGIRNSEGRYIAALCLNLDVSALSPLIMTLANVVETGGAEAVPVETLSDRRTRQLRDVIEAFAAERSQTPRGLGREAKRELVRRLHREGYFESRSSALTIANLLGVSRASVYNYAKQK
- a CDS encoding RidA family protein, whose amino-acid sequence is MTNRSPIQHRLPISLVNSPALQQPLGHYSHLSVHSGLAFISGQLPVDAGGRVLAGEPFTEQARQVLRNLDACLAEVGADRSRLLQVTCYVTDISNWPAFDALYREWIGDHRPARAVAGASELHYGSAIEIHAVCAAH